In one window of Geminocystis sp. M7585_C2015_104 DNA:
- a CDS encoding 4Fe-4S dicluster domain-containing protein: protein MPHTIVTDICEGVADCVSACPVACIHPGPGKNIKGTDWYWIDFQTCIDCGICIQVCPVEGAIVPEERPELQKTPV, encoded by the coding sequence TTGCCACACACCATCGTCACCGACATTTGTGAGGGTGTTGCCGACTGTGTTTCCGCCTGTCCAGTTGCCTGTATTCACCCTGGACCTGGTAAAAATATAAAGGGCACTGATTGGTATTGGATAGATTTCCAGACTTGTATTGACTGTGGTATTTGTATACAGGTCTGTCCTGTAGAGGGTGCCATTGTACCAGAAGAACGTCCTGAATTGCAAAAAACTCCTGTTTGA